TACAATGGACGACAGAGTGCATCCGAGCGCTCTGCCGTTGTGAAATCATGAAATCGAAGAAACCCCTCAAGAAATTAAGGAAAAAACAAAACGTAATTCTGACCACCCTTCAGAATATGTCCCGAAAGGAGATTCCCAAGATATTGAGGGCCAAAGTCAACGCGTTATGCGTTATAGAGATACACTCTAGGGATACTGTTGACAGGATGTATAAGTTGGGTAAGTGAGAAATAGCTAGATATTtcactaggtaggtacctatagcgTCGAATCTCGTGTGGAAACTACTAAGAGGCAAGattagcgtgggacgcccacGTTGCTGGTAGTGGCTGTATGAGGAAGCAGAAGGTCAAGGGCAGAGCGtgtgtggcgctccttggcaGGAACCCATACCTCTATGTCTAGTAGTAGACTATTACGGcctgatgataataatagcTGATCTGAAAACAATCaggaacaaaaataataatacatctCAAACACGGCCATTCGACCCCAAACTAgtcagagcctgtaatatgggtatcgaacagctgatataggaatctacacaaatacatagatagatacataatatcaaGACCctagtacaaatatctgtcccatAGCCGGAAATCGAAGCCGGGACCTTCgcttagcagtcagggtcactaaccactacaacATTCGGTCGTATAATGAGTTGACTCTGCCAACCACCCCGCAGGTTGCATGAACGTACAGGCGTTTGAGTGGTTCTCCCAGCTCAAGTTCTCGTGGGATCGAGAGCGCGAAGACTGCTACATACGACAGACCAACACCACGTCTGTGTATACTTACGAGTATATCGGCAACTCGGGACGGCTGGTTATTACGCCGTTGACTGATAGGTAACTGTTTTGTGGATGCctataggtagtaggtacataaatacagTAGAGTCTGCTCCATCCGAAACCACTGCTAAGAAAGCGCGCAGCCTTGTGCAAGGTATCGAACCTTGCGTTTTGCTATAACGTCCTTAAAAGATGGGTTCAACACATAATAACACAAGTATTTGAGGGCGTATTTTAAGCATGGAACTTTGATTTTATTGTTGAATCTAGGCTATGCCTACATAATTCTAGCTACATTTAAAGCCCTCATCAGCCCTAGGTACTCTCATTTTAGCCAAGATTACGGTCCTGAGCTACACTTAGCCCAGTGGCTTTCATCATGGCATCAAGCAGGTGACCTTATCCCTTGCtctaccacagaataataactagtaccaggcctgtgtcactccgcgcgtgggcggcgcaggcgccagcCTGGCGCCTGCCCCATCGAGGGGGCgaatctagtcggctgccgcaagcggaagacgatacacgcgcgcgctatttgttcctatttcgtactagtttattttatttatttataaatgtcgtatttaggtatttattaaaatttatgaatagaaaaatggacataaaaagaaaaaaaacagcaaaatactgtgccgtatttaattgcttaaacacggatcgtgatccaattttttttttagattaccaaaagatgctgacaggtaaaacttatctaagtattttattgatttcttctacgttccttatttgaaatgaaattaatccgaactacaaaccctttttttctccatgttgaacacagtctattccaattttgttttcgttaaagtattaaatttacagacacaactaggccttcaaaatgtatttatgaatcgattataaaatgtgcgctgagtgggattagtgcttaacgaaactaacacgttctgtatcataacataaattatatgcataatataaataataacgaaaaaaaacatgttttcacaaaatttaatgttttaggtacttagattcatacatattttatgtacttcaaaatatcttaactatgaaattgttattgtttttactggttattttcaatagaaaaaaagtttggaatagctttgtattctaaattcaaattaattttgatttaaaacatgacattctttttacaaagtcagtccgttgcttagtaaacgttgtagtctgtggtgctgaggcaaccctaaggtggcttctttttcaatgcgtataaccacgtataacttattatgcaccgtagtccagtgaaataaggcgcatattccctcaaaaattaattggtaggtaagtaattctTTTAAGTATCGTTTTAAGTCGTATTTATTAGCAATgcaaaaatctattttataaaattgcaCTTACCACGACCTTATCCTCAGTGCGTAAGGTAGGATTTCCATTGTTCCTGGATCTGCTTGAACACGGCGATGGCATGTGCAATAATATATACAAACTattggttttatttatgtatttgtataataaatactgtCTCCATAGGTAGtctgtaaattaaaaatatatttatatgttatttcattcttaggtacacacacacacactttcTAGCATATTACACTCACACATAGGCATACTATACTATACTCACTAACTCACATTTTAATTTCACACTAGGTACacaatatgtatgtatttgtttaattaaactaagtaggtaggtatatagcaaaGTGGTTTAGTCCTATAAGATATTATCTGTCACACACTCACCATTAATAATGCATCACAGGTTATTGTCAAgtcttgttttgttttttttaattattctgtTTCTATTTTGTTATATCTATTTGGCACCTGTGCGCGTGCGACGAGCGCAGCTGGGCGGGCCTCTCTGCCCTGGCGGTGCGAAATCCCGTTTTCAGGAGTACACGTGATCACGCTGCGGCGTCGCTCGCGCAAtaactgtttttttgtcaatattatttgtatttgtttcgTGCGTCATGCTGGGCATCCACTGAAACACCAGTGCTGTGTCCTTCGAGTTCCTCTAAGGCGCAGCAATAGCTGAGTGGATGTGCCTTTTTGACACGCAGCATATTGTCCAATGTTTTGTACtggtacatatatttttttgtttgatttaattattacttaagttctttatatataagtacttagctgTTTTTGAAAgttactgtatttttgttttttcattttttttttgctgtgtgtcaaataaatgatttctatttctatttctttctatatttctaattaaaaacgtgtgcggccggaacgcgatctaaattagatcttattgcttatgggatggagtcatatttctttgcaaGCCATTGAgaagatggacttctgtacctggtactagttattatgtgctagtaccaggtacagaagtccatcttcgcaatggctatcaaagaaatatgactccatcccataagcaataagatctaatttagatcgcgctccagccgcacacgtttttatttacttagggTAAACGTACCAGTTTGCCGGCCACTACCCCTTTCCGGCCACTTCACacgttatttttaataataggaTAGTATTGAGACATCTTCTTTCTAATTTCGCGCCATTCGACCCGGGTGAACATCACGGTTCATAATCCGACGGCATGACCTCGAAATTTGCGAATTTAGCCCTCAGTCACCATTTCAAAATTTGGTGTGTGGATTCGTGGCAAATTTAGTAGAAAAAATAGCAGGTGGACTGATTTTCAGAGGAAAGTTTTTAAGTGTTCCTACTGTTTTATAAGTGATTGAATTGGTTTGTGTGAATTAaagtatgtttaatttcaatattcaAGTGCCCAAACTAACaaactttttcataatttgtaatattttcggTGGTCGGACAATAGGTTATCGATTTATCCCAAAATCTAGTTTCCGGCCGGGTGGTCGGAAAACCGGTATATTGTAgtcattaaattttgcctatatTGCGGAAACCTTAAATGCACTAACATAGATTCCATTATATTAGTGAACAGCTATAATTTTGTGAATTGACAACTAGATTCCGGCCGCCAGAATAGCTCATAGTTTCAAAGATATgaccttaaaaaaataacgaatGTTTAGCGGCCGATAACCAGTTCAAACAAAACCTATTTCCGGCCGTCGAAAAAGCGGCCgaaaataggtaaaaattACACCTAATTCCGGCCGTCTGAAATAGCGGGCGGCAGaaaataggtaaaattaaACCTGATTCCGGCCATTAGATAATAAAACGGCCGATAATGTTTATCGATGCCAATGCCAAGAGTAGCTATTTGTTTGACTttagattttaatttgttatttcataAACCCTGAACTACTGAATAAAACTCGTTTTTCTACTGTGAATTAGGTGGCCGATAACCAGTGCACTCTTGGACGATAACTGGGTAAAATGGCCGATAACCGGTATATTTGCTATTTttacgaaaaatatttttttgaaaatcaTGTATCACTGCTACGTCTATAAACGTTAGGTTTTATGAAACTAGACTATTGAAAGATcgaatgatatttttttggaaaatctTGACACACAGAATTATGATAGAAATTAACTCTGAAGTCAACAAGTCGCTTAAGTGGCCGATAACCGGTACTGTTACCCtacctaccaatttatttttgagggaatatgcgccttatttcactggactacAGTGCATACtaagttatacgtggttatacgcattgaaaaagaagccaccttagggttgcctcagcaccacagactacaacgtttactaagcaacggactgactttgtaaaaagaatgtcatgttttaaatcaaaattaatttgaatttagaatacaaagcttagctttaagcaattaaatacggcacagtatttttttgctgctttttttctttttatgtccatttttctattcataatttttaataaatacctaaatacgacatttataaactagtacgaaataggaacaaatagcgcgcgcgtgtatcgactgtatcgtcttccgcttgcggcagccgactagattcGCCCCCCCCGAGGCGGCAGGCGCCAGGccggcgcctgcgccgcccacgcgcggATTGACACAGGCCTGGCTCTACCGTCATACAGTCGCCCTTGCTCAATCAAAGTGCAATATACCTCCAAACAACCACCCAGTGGTGGACGGCTATAGGCTGTTGATGATGAACCACCCTTCTACCCACAGATGCTACATAACCCTCACAACAGCCCTGCATCTCTTCCGCGGCGGCAGCCCCCAGGGCCCGGCCGGGACGGGCAAGACTGAGACGGTGAAGGACCTGGGCCGGGCGCTGGCGCGGTGGGTGGTCGTGACTAATTGTAGCGACGGACTGGATTATAAGTCTATGGCTAAGTGCTTCTCAGGTTGGTGGATAATGATTCTTGTGTGAGTATAGTACTGAAACGTGGCTTTATCACAGCTATTGGAACTCCCAGTACTGCTACTTCGAATACTAAATAGGACCTGACAAGGCTGAAAACAGCATGTACAGAGTGGCAATGCTACTGAGAGAGGTCAGATTTCCCAGCctcatatgtacctactaagcTTCCAATCAAGAGAGCCAGGGGTAGTTTAGATACACAATTTCCACCCCTCCAAGAATAGAATCGGCTGAAAGCTGAAACATTCTTTTAAATAAGTCTTATTTGCCCAGGATAGTGAATTACGGCGTAGAAAGTTGAAACCTCCGATAAGATCGCGTTTGTCCACAGGCATAGCTCAGAGCGGGTGCTGGGGCTGCTTCGACGAGTTCAACCGGATCAACATCGAGGTGCTGTCCGTGGTGGCGCAGCAGATACTGTCCATACTGCAGGCGCACGCCGCCGCACAGAGGAggtaatacagggtgttcaatACTGCAGTTGAACCGCATCAACATCGAGGTGCTGTCCGTGTTGGCGCAGCAGATACTGTCCATACTGCAGGCGCACGCCGCCGCACAGAGGAggtaatacagggtgttcaatACTGCAGTTCAACCGCATCAACATCGAGGTGCTGTCCGTGGTGGCGCAGCAGATACTGTCCATACTGCAGGCGCACGCCGCCGCACAGAGGAggtaatacagggtgttcaatACTGCAGTTGAACCGCATCAACATCGAGGTGCTGTCCGTGGTGGCGCAGCAGATACTGTCCATACTGCAGGCGCACGCCGCCGCACAGAGGAggtaatacagggtgttcaatACTGCAGTTGAACCGCATCAACATCGAGGTGCTGTCCGTGGTGGCGCAGCAGATACTGTCCATACTGCAGGCGCACGCCGCCGCACAGAGGAggtaatacagggtgttcaatACTGCAGTTGAACCGCATCAACATCGAGGTGCTGTCCGTGGTGGCGCAGCAGATACTGTCCATACTGCAGGCGCACGCCACCGCACAGAGGAGGTAATACAGGGTGTCGCAATACTGCAGTTGAACCGCATCAACATCTGACTCTTTGTGCGAGCCTGGTTTCTAGTGAAGTAGGATTTTCGAGGATTTTGGCTCTGACTGATTGGGGCAGGTATTGTTCGTATTATGTTAAGTACATAAGAGCACCTACTCAGATATCAagagtaagtataggtatacttaggaacctatattttaaaaaaacaacattatttacatatttcaataataacttatacctttctttatATACAGGTTCATGTTTGAAGGTGCAGAGATCAAGTTAAACGGCAATTGTGGCATCTTCATTACAATGAATCCTGGGTAACACATCATAATAAAACCTAcctcataatcatcatcatcagctaataATGATCCAATTCTGGACAATGGCCTCTCataaggagcgccacaacactcggtcctcggccgtcctcatccagccactaccggcgaCCAGCCTatggtcgtcggtccagcgggcaggagggcgtcccacgctgcgttggCCTGTtcatggtctccactcgagaactcgtctactccaacggttatcggtacTTCGGTAAATATGACCAACCCACCGCCACCGCtcagcttgcacattttgGTATTATGTCgttaaccttagtcctctgacggaacCTACAAAAGAAGTCCTCTACTACAAAACCTATACACCCACCACAGTTTTcttaacaccctgtacatcTCCTCTTCCAGCTACGCCGGTCGTACGGAGCTCCCCGACAACCTCAAGTCCATGTTCCGTCCCATCGCCATGTGTGTGCCGGACTCGCTCGTCATAGCGGAGAACACGCTGTTCTCTGATGGGTTTACCGCGTACAAGATTAATGCTAAGAAGGTAGCTTACTGTTTGTTGTACTGTCTGCTGGGTCAACGAAATCTGACCCGTTGGTAGCATTGTCACTTTGTGTGGAGTCATTTTGCTTTGACCCAGAGTGTACCTACAAAATTTTCCTGTGAGCTTGGCTTTAGCTAAAAAATGATCATCCGTGCATGACATAGGGACACTTtcttgtttataatattagcagCGGCAGCTACAcaggttcgttatcgacgtcgataaaccgTTAAAAGCGCGTTCCAGTATTTATGGAAAATCGCGATATCGTGACGTTTATACGTCCATAACGATCCCGTGTAGCGGCATCATGATTAACCCCACGCTTCTCTCCAGGTATTCACCCTATACCAGCTAGCTGCCCAACAGTTGTCCAAACAAGAGCACTACGACTTCGGGCTGCGCTCCATGGTGGCGTTACTTCGGTACGCCGGCGCCAAGCGGAGGGCCTACCCGCATCTACCTGAACAAGaggtgataataataatatgtggggacatctcacacacggccatccgaccccaagctatagattggcaagttgcttggcgaccctccttgaggggtgaaagacgcggaggggacgaggtacccaagacgacagcgggtagcgggaggggtaGCGGTGGAGGggaacgcgtgcactgcatgtcattgttacggcagtctcggccgcgcagccgaggcggccacatgtcttatataatctgtcataatttgagtgcgacccacatgagatcattgatcctgagaccattagtcttaggatgagtgttgaggcctttttaatattatcgttatattattattaggtatctataattcgtcaacaaaataacgttaaaaacaacaaatcgtataatgtctcaatatagccttcttgtagaacagcgtaccggatcagtcatgctacgcggctaaaggttggtactgcgcagtcagatacgaaaaagtaaacaacaaagacgaagagtccatatgacagtgcgtcagttgtcagttcttgtaactaggaaagcaaccaaaatttatgtgatttaatgaaagtaattaatgagcaaaacacagagaaaaattacaaaattggtgatatcgtgcttcgcctacccccataccacccggaattaaatcctattgaacttgtgtggcggtacgtgaaaggcgagctcgcaagaacgtcgattgactctaacttagataaagagataaaagacttagagttgcttttctctaattattcgcctgaaaagtggagaaattgttttcattcattttcatttatttaataccaTAAACAACATGTCGCATAAGATGTTAACATTGGTTTATGCATTTAAAGTACAATGTTATTTTACCCTTAGGGTGTAGTacaaatttttaaatataatatctagGTACTATACacaatcaataatttaatacgaattagaattttaaaaacaatacagtAAAATGAGATGTCATAACAACACaataacacaataaaatttataacaatttcTATAAATTcatcacacacaacataaTCAATCAATCGTATATTATAATCAATTTCatacaattattatcaatgacatcaatttaataaacataacaataacaatttcatttaaaattcagTAAAATGAGATGTCATAGAGtaacaacacaataaaatataatcaatCAATTGTATACTATAATCaatttcatataattattatcattgacattaatttaataaaaataacaatttcatttaaaattcagAAATTCATTGTGGTTGTAAGGACAAATTTTTAGtagataaatacttaatttattgaaaaaaatgtttccatTTAACCTTTTTATATCATCCggaagtttattaaaaaatttaatcGCCGCCATTTTTGTGGTTCGGTcgtatgtaaatattttcaaaagaaTTTGACAAAAACGATGAAAAAATGGGGGGTGATTTGGCCACAGCATTAAGTTTTCTTGAACAGAGTAGTGACAGGATTCAGTCGGAAATAAAGCCAAGACTAACCGAGCCTAATGATATAATTAAGATTGTAAAAGAAATGGAAACTAAAATGTCTTGTGGTTACGACGAAGTCCctattacaattataaaagaaaatcTGGATATATTAGCCGAACCGCTTAGCACATTTTTTAACAACTGCTTACAGCAAAAAATATTCCCAGAACAACTTAAAATTGCGAGAGTTTTACCTACTCACAAAAAAGGATCGCGAACGGATCCAAAAAAATTTAGACCTATCTCTCTTTTACCCACGTTGTCTAAAATCCTGGaaaaaatagttaaaaatCAATTGCTAGTACACCTAAACTGTAACAATGTTATCAGTAACAAACAGTTTGGTTATCAAAGgggtataggtactatagATGCAATAGACCTGTTAATTGATGATGTAGTAACAAAACTGAACAGTAAAATGAGAGTTGCTGGCATTTTTCTTGATCTCAGCGCCGCATTTGACATGGTTGATCATTCCATACTGCTGAAAAAACTCGATCATTACGGTGTGAGAGGAGATTTCCTACAAATGCTAAGGTCTTATCTCAGTAATAGAAAACAATTTGTAGAAATAGTAAGCGTGGAAAACAATAGTgaacaaatacataaatctagattacaaaaAATTGAAAGAGGTGTACCGCAAGGATCTATATTGGGGCCAATACTATTCATTATCTTCACCAATGACCTGATTAATTTCATGGCAAAATCCCTACCGGAAACACAATTAGTGTTATTTGCAGACGACACAAATGCAGTAGTACATTCAAATGATATTGTGCTACTAACGGAAAGGGTTAATCGAGCTCTAATGTTGTTTGACCAATGGTTTAAGtgcaataatttaaaattaaatacaaataaaactaatgcTATACTATTTAAAACGACATctataaataatgaaacaatTGACATAAATATTGATGGTAATAAAATTGAGCTTGTACAATCTGTGAAATTTCTAGGCATACACATTGACGATCAATTAAATTGGAAAGAAGAACTAAAATCTATAGAAAGCGCACTAAGCTCGGCATGTTTCGCTCTTCGCACTCTTCGTGAtgagataaatattaaaaacctTAAACAAGTTTACTACGCACTCGTTGAGTCAAAACTGCGCTATAGCATTAGATTTTGGGGAAATGGctatgaatataatataaataaagcatTTGTCATGCAAAAAAGGGCCATCAGAACGATGGTCCGGATATCCCAACGACAATCATGTCGAGATTATTTCGTAAAACTGGAACTTCTAACAGTACCGTGCCTCTTTATACTAGTTATAACATCTGACTTAGTAAAAAATCTGTACAGACTGGAAACAGAATCTGAGAGAAAGCAAAGGCTTATGACTCGTAGAAAAGATCTCAAGATTGAAATATGTCCACGACTAAATGTTGCCAAATACTCACCTAGATATCAGGCACcccatatttataataatctaCCATTAGAATTGAAGGAAATTATGTCTTACAAACTTTTTAAGACTaaacttaaacattttttgaTAAAGAAGTGCTATTATTCAATagatgagttttttttaatcaatcattaattttgtgttatcattattaattattatagttaattgagtgtaattattgtattatctctttgtaaattattgtgattaaattgtaaatttttcttgttaattaatattatgtccTAATTACATTTGATTGTTATGAACATTAAATtgtatgttattatatttaagtttaaattcAAACACAATGTAATTtgtttctgaataaatatacaatacaatacaatacaatacaatgtcACAGTTCTAGATGTAGGGACAtccaaattaaatttatttttctcaTTTAATCTACTGCTAATGCCTTCAGGACGTAGTGGGAATTTAGAGGGGTATCGTTTAACTATTTTACACAGCTCTATAATATAAAGAGCTGTAACGGTATGCCTTCTTAACTTCACGAAGGACTCCCTGCAAGAAATCCTGTTTGACCCTAAATTTTCAAGGATTCGGACGCATCTCTTTTGCAGAATAAAAATTCTTTTTATATCCGTACACCCTCCCCACATCGCCAATCCGTAGGTAACCCTTGATTGAAAAAAGGCAAAATATGCTTGGAGTGTAGCTTTTTTCGTGGTTATTTTTGACAGACACCGTAACGCAAAACAAAAGCTGCTGAGCTTATTTTCCAAGACATCTATATGTGTCTTCCAGTTTAGatgatcatcaaaatgtatGCCTAGAAATTTTGCACTTTTAACAGTCTCAATTTTTTTGCCATCTATAGTAATATTCAAATCAAGATCAGGTGTATTATAATTTCTGAAATGTAATATACACGTTTTgctaatatttgtatttaatttgatgttttttaaccatttgataattattttaatagtatCAGAGATGGTAGCAGAGAGGTCAGGTGTATCTTTTCTATCAAATTTGAAAAAGACCGACACATCATCTGCGAACATAACGATTTTTTGCTTTATGACGCATGGAAGATGGTTTATATAGAGTAAAAATAGAATCGGCCCTAATATACTACCCTGTGGGACTCCCATTTGTATTATGGAAGTGCGTGATTCAATCTTTTCTAGggtttttttgtcatttaGGATATGTAAGATTACATTTTGTGGCCTCATTTCCAAATATGACCTAAACCAACTAAGTATGATTCCGCGTATTCCATTTCTTTCTAGAATATTAAGCAAAATTTCGTGATCAACATGGTCAAAAGCCTTAGATAGATCTAATAGTACAGACACGACATTTTCTTTACCATCTAGGGCCTCTGTTACAAAATCTACAATATCAAATATTGCGTCAGCGGTAGAGGAGCCCTTTTGAAACCCAAATTGTTCTTTGGCTAATATTTGATTAAGTGACAGAAAACATCGAAGTCTACTTGCCATAATTCCCTCAAATATCTTTGATAAAGTAATAAGTAAAGATACGGGACGGTAATTATTAACATTGAGTTTGTCATCTTTCTTATGAATTGGCTTTATATCAGCCTTCTTTAACCTAGCCGGAAATATACCTTCGGTGAGCGATAAGTTTACCAGAAACAGTAAAGGTTCAGCAATGGCATCAAAGATATATTTGAGAACCAATGTTGGTATATTGTCATACCCAcatgattttttgtttttcaacgCCATtactgttttaaataattcatcTCTGGTTACTGGTCTGGCAAACATGGTATTTGGGTTAGAGGGCTgatcatttgtttttgtagAAATATTTGGTGTGCTGATGGCAGCACTCTTATCCCCAGTTCCCgtgtatgtaaaaaaatcattgaaTAAATCTGGAGCTTCATTTTCGGAGGTTACTGCTCTCACTCCATCGGTCAATccgacatatttatttacttcaaCTGGTTTCATACCATTAATATtcctatttattaaattccaCGTTGACTTGACTATATCATGAGAATTTATTATCTTGTTTTCATTATAGGATCTTTTTGCATGTAAAATTACTCGATTTAAAATAGCACAGTAGGTTCTGTACCGGTTGTGTACTTCTTTGTTCTCAGAAACTTTTGCTCTTATGAACATTTCTCTTTTTGTTGAGCAAGACTTCTTAATTCCCGGTGTAATCCAGCCCCGGTCCTTACTAGAGctgttacattttatttttatttcaggacaGTACCTATCAAACGCTTCTGTAATAATGTCATGAAAAATGTTGAAACCAGTATCACAGTCCGATGCTTTGAGTACTTTATCCCAAGAGACATTTAGCAAAtctgttttcatattttctaAATTATCTATATTCAGCAgccttactcccagcgatTAATAGTTGCTATCCAAAAAAGCCAATTAAAACTCAGTTCAAAAATTTAGGCCGATTCAGTTGGTACCACCACCTCGGTTTTGACTGAGCCGCGGACCAGGGACaacgtagaaaatatatcaagaaacgactagtgattatttttgaaacggtagccgaAGTAAGCCGATATCAGGCCGATGTTGCGTTCCGTATTTCAATAGAGGTGAAAGAAAGAGATGtcgctctataaaattgtataagatCTTGTGTTTTTTCTCGCTCTGACAAGGAAAAAATTGGTGTGCGTTCGAAGTACTAGCGAAGCTTGAAATAAGAAATCCGGTAATCATCAGtccatattatgtttttattttttcaatgttagtaaaatattaattaaaatacttattaaacacTAGGTTAAAGTCATCACTCATgccattttttacttattattcacaaaaacttaactttgtaaacgttaaaatatgaaattagggggttccgctcatctggcataatctttattgaccaaaactcatttcgcataactcgtatggtctaaacttttttgg
This window of the Plutella xylostella chromosome 12, ilPluXylo3.1, whole genome shotgun sequence genome carries:
- the LOC125489234 gene encoding dynein axonemal heavy chain 2-like, producing MNVQAFEWFSQLKFSWDREREDCYIRQTNTTSVYTYEYIGNSGRLVITPLTDRCYITLTTALHLFRGGSPQGPAGTGKTETVKDLGRALARWVVVTNCSDGLDYKSMAKCFSGIAQSGCWGCFDEFNRINIEVLSVVAQQILSILQAHAAAQRRFMFEGAEIKLNGNCGIFITMNPGYAGRTELPDNLKSMFRPIAMCVPDSLVIAENTLFSDGFTAYKINAKKVFTLYQLAAQQLSKQEHYDFGLRSMVALLRV